In Brassica napus cultivar Da-Ae chromosome A3, Da-Ae, whole genome shotgun sequence, the sequence AAGTGTCTAAGCTTTTCATCCTTCGGAtgaagtagtagtagtagtaatagcaagcAACTTTCTTTCGTTTCAGCTCATCAATGCTTCAGTTCTTTATGTACTTAACAACTCTGTGTCCGTCCATCACTCTCTTTAACTGATTTCATGAATTAAAAAAGTTGGAATCTTTTCAAGCGTATGAGCATTCTCATTGGCCGAGTTTATGATTTGACTTCAGCATTTCATACAGTTTCCATGTACCACCAGTACCACCAATGTTTGAGACAGTCCTAAAAATCGTATCCAATTTTCCGTTTACACATTCCACAAGCACTGTATCCAATGTTATCAACATCATTGCCATTATCCTTGAACTCCTGATTCTTCTTACACAGTCTCCAGCTTCTTGAATGTTCCTTAACATATCCATTTGAGTTTTAAGAATGCCTTCTCTTTCTCAAGCTCCACCAATTGTTCAATTAAATTTATAGATAATCAAATGCTGATTATCAGCTGATTGGTGAAAAGACCAGTCTCAGATTAGtcgaaaacaataatatattgcCATCACTATGTGATGCTTGGTTCAATACCAAACAAAAAGTTGTTGTATAGATAATCAAATGCTGAGAAAACCAATGACTAATTAAGAGTCTAGGACAAGTATTAAATAACAATGGTGTTAAAGACTCTTGCTTATGAGACAACAATTCAATAacaaagtagagagagagagagagaaaaaagctCCGAGAGAACGAACGAGAAGGGTAGTTTTACAAACGACAACGTTTGGAGTTTTTGATGCATCCTTGTTGAGAAGACCAGAACCAGTCCTCTTGTGTGTGACTAGTCGACAAATGTGGAGATAAGTTATCAAAAAGATGGTCTTCAACAGCTATGAAGTGGGGACTCCATAGTTGTTTGACGACGACGTTTCGTGAGTAGCTGATTGAGCATTGTTCTTCCTCCTGTTTCTTCTCCCACCATTGTTCTTCCCCTTCTTGAAATCCTGCTGATGTTCCACCTGCAAAACCCATTTCATCATCAAGAACAAATCATCTTCAGGATGAGCATTAAGGTTTTATGAATATCAATTACCCCTAAAGAGAAGGTGTGAGCTCTGGGGTCAAACGCGAAAGGATCATTCATCCCCATCGAGTTTGTCTCAAACGGTGACTGCTGAGTATTAGTGTCAAAGACAAAGCTACAAGAGGAAGTGAAAGTTGAGGCATtgcatgatgatgatgatgaggagaaTGCTGAAGCGTCTCCTTGAAACATCTCGTTAAACAGATCTTGCAACTGTTCAAAACTGTCCCCTGTGTTATTCTCCTGCCAAAACCAACATCTCAATCAGGCGCAATCAAATCAATAGCGTCTAATAAAAAACATAAGGGAAACTAAAGCAGGCTGCCTTACACTAGGTTTTGACTGATTCATCATGGTAGCCATCTCGTTCAAAAAATCTCCCATTCCCTGCAAAACAACATGGTTCATATGTTCAATAGCCATACAAAAGCCATATCCATTTTCAATACAAAACCAACCAGACATGAACTGTATCTTCAAGCAaaaataagacaaaaaaaa encodes:
- the LOC106439354 gene encoding chaperone protein dnaJ 6, with amino-acid sequence MASNSNEKGNDDLYAVMGLKKECTTTELRSAYKKLALRWHPDRCSSMGDSEFVDESKKKFQAIQEAYSVLSDSNKRFLYDVGAYNSDDDDHDQNGMGDFLNEMATMMNQSKPSENNTGDSFEQLQDLFNEMFQGDASAFSSSSSSCNASTFTSSCSFVFDTNTQQSPFETNSMGMNDPFAFDPRAHTFSLGVEHQQDFKKGKNNGGRRNRRKNNAQSATHETSSSNNYGVPTS